A stretch of Camelina sativa cultivar DH55 chromosome 18, Cs, whole genome shotgun sequence DNA encodes these proteins:
- the LOC104763198 gene encoding uncharacterized protein LOC104763198 produces MSKKDAKLRLIRWILLLQEFDIEVRDKKGAEYGVADHLSRMRVEEPTPLDDSLPKENVYVIEAVPMGFWWTTMFQDAQSFIKRCDACQRMGNISKRNEMPQNFILEVKVFDVWGIDFMGPFPTSNGYEYILVAVDYLSKLVEAIASATNDSSVVVKMFKTIIFPRFGVPRVVISDRGKHFINRNLANLFRKNGVLHKVACPHHPQMSGQVEISNREIKSILQKTTSKSRKDWSTKLDDALWAYITAFKTPLCTTPFHIVYGKACHLPVELEYKATWAVKELNYDIKSAAKRQLIQLNELDEIRHNSYENAMIYKERTKAYHDKKIIPKSFAPNDQVLLFNSRLKLFPGKLRSRWSGPFKIKEDKPYGVVILLNDRGEPFTINGQRLKPYLAEIGKEESASISLIDAPQA; encoded by the exons ATGTCTAAGAAAGACGCCAAGCTGCGTCTCATAAGGTGGATTCTCTTGCTACAAGAGTTTGATATTGAAGTGAGAGATAAAAAAGGAGCAGAATATGGAGTCGCCGACCACCTTTCGCGAATGAGAGTGGAGGAACCTACACCTCTAGATGATAGTTTACCCAAAGAAAATGTCTACGTCATTGAAGCTGTCCCCATGG GTTTTTGGTGGACAACCATGTTTCAAGACGCCCAAAGTTTCATTAAAAGATGTGACGCTTGCCAGAGAATGGGCAATATTAGTAAGAGGAATGAGATGCCCCAAAATTTCATACTTGAAGTCAAAGTCTTTGATGTATGGGGgattgatttcatgggacctttccctACCTCTAACGGCTACGAATACATTCTTGTTGCTGTTGATTATCTTTCTAAATTGGTGGAAGCTATAGCAAGTGCCACAAATGACTCGAGCGTGGTGGTCAAGATGTTCAAAACCATTATATTTCCGAGATTCGGAGTACCAAGAGTGGTGATAAGTGACAGAGGTAAGCATTTCATAAATCGAAACCTTGCTAACCTTTTCAGGAAGAATGGAGTTCTCCACAAAGTCGCATGTCCTCATCATCCACAAATGAGCGGCCAAGTAGAAAtttcaaacagagaaatcaagtCTATCTTACAAAAGACTACGTCAAAATCAAGGAAAGATTGGTCCACCAAACTGGATGATGCTCTATGGGCCTACATAACCGCTTTCAAGACCCCGTTATGTACCACACCTTTTCATATTGTCTATGGAAAAGCTTGCCACCTACCTGTTGAACTGGAGTACAAGGCAACATGGGCAGTAAAGGAGTTAAACTATGACATAAAAAGCGCAGCCAAGAGACAATTGATTCAATTAAACGAGTTGGACGAGATCCGCCACAACTCCTATGAAAATGCAATGATTTACAAGGAGAGGACTAAAGCATACCACGACAAGAAGATCATACCCAAATCATTCGCCCCAAATGATCAGGTTTTACTTTTCAATTCTCGACTTAAACTTTTTCCAGGAAAGTTACGTTCTCGGTGGTCTGGACCGTTTAAAATAAAGGAAGACAAACCATATGGAGTCGTCATTCTTCTCAACGATAGAGGAGAGCCGTTTACCATAAATGGACAGCGTCTAAAGCCCTATCTAGCCGAAATTGGCAAGGAAGAAAGTGCATCAATCAGTCTAATCGATGCTCCTCAGGCCTAA
- the LOC109130471 gene encoding zinc finger AN1 and C2H2 domain-containing stress-associated protein 13-like translates to MKHDCPKGNRGDVTVVICPFCATAVRLNPDEVPNVAWEEHVNSVCDYSNDEKAVKKKKICPVPSCSGPKKPSDSSENTKVAPSAPASSSSSSSRSSSLLASLEAGIRKKRLNTTRVRGDSRLNRTRVERREISQEEVAAANLKDAYLKAYHSALMKQKLKAQ, encoded by the exons ATGAAACACGATTGTCCAAaaggaaacagaggagatgTCACTGTGGTTATTTGTCCGTTTTGTGCTACAGCAGTTCGGTTAAACCCTGACGAAGTTCCAAACGTGGCTTGGGAGGAACATGTTAATTCAGTTTGTGATTACTCAAACGACGAAAAAGctgttaagaagaagaagatatgccCTGTTCCAAG TTGTTCTGGACCGAAGAAACCTTCAGATTCGAGTGAAAACACAAAAGTAGCTCCAAGTGCTCCagcatcatcatcgtcatcatcttcaAGATCGTCTAGTCTTTTGGCTTCATTGGAAGCAGgtattagaaagaaaagattgaaTACGACCAGGGTACGTGGAGATTCTAGATTGAATCGGACCAGGgtagaaagaagagagattagTCAGGAAGAAGTAGCAGCAGCAAATTTGAAG GATGCGTATCTCAAAGCTTACCACAGCGCTCTAATGAAGCAGAAGTTAAAAGCTCAATAA
- the LOC104760742 gene encoding ubiquitin-like protein 5, protein MIEVVLNDRLGKKVRVKCNEDDTIGDLKKLVAAQTGTRAEKIRIQKWYNIYKDHITLKDYEIHDGMGLELYYN, encoded by the coding sequence ATGATCGAGGTGGTTCTGAACGATCGTTTGGGGAAGAAAGTGAGGGTTAAGTGCAACGAAGATGACACGATCGGTGATCTGAAGAAGCTTGTGGCGGCACAGACCGGAACACGAGCGGAGAAGATTCGAATTCAGAAGTGGTACAACATCTACAAGGATCATATAACTCTCAAGGACTATGAGATTCATGATGGCATGGGTCTTGAGCTTTACTACAACTAg
- the LOC104760744 gene encoding uncharacterized protein LOC104760744 — protein sequence MEEEKHKKEEGKDKYEPHEHQPPYISQMQPVTHEAYGGGLYGKDDEKEATNLEKEGKDVEKEPMQHKPPASETQSADGPDEVKSLTPKHKQPASSGDRDIDITGQSYIQ from the coding sequence atggaagaagaaaaacacaagaaagaGGAAGGAAAAGATAAGTACGAGCCACATGAGCATCAACCACCGTATATCTCGCAGATGCAACCGGTGACGCACGAAGCTTACGGAGGTGGCCTCTACGGTAAGGACGATGAGAAAGAAGCCACAAATTTAGAGAAAGAGGGCAAAGATGTAGAGAAAGAGCCTATGCAACATAAACCACCGGCCAGTGAGACACAGAGCGCAGATGGTCCTGATGAGGTAAAGTCGCTGACGCCGAAACACAAGCAACCAGCTTCTTCGGGCGATAGAGACATTGACATCACTGGCCAGTCTTACATTCAGTGA